CAAAGGACTAGTAAACAACCTTCCTTGGGCAGTTCTTCAAGCCGGCCGGGAATTTGCCCCATCGGTATATCCAGGGATCCCTCGATCTTACATATGCCTAATTCCATCGGTTCACGAACATCCAGCAAGATGGCACCGTTTTTGAAATCGGCCTCAGCCGTCAACACATCAACTTCGAGTGGATAAGTATTTTCTTCCATGGTTTTAACCTTGATACCGACTTTTCTGGTGGCAAACAGGAACTGAAGTAAAAAGTCTTTGCCCCAGCGGTAAATTGAAACCATCAATGCCTGCACCATTTATTATGAGTAATCGCTTTATTATCATTATGGCCGGTGGACGCGGTGAGCGTTTTTGGCCCAAGAGTCGTTTGGCCAGGCCAAAGCACTTACAGTCAATCGTTGGCGATAAAACCATGCTTGCTCAGACGGTCGAGCGTGTAGCTGCTTTGGTCCCTGCTGAAAACCTGATGGTTATCACTAATGCTGAACAGCGGGCCATTGTCCTTGAAGATTTGCCTCAATTAGCTCCCGAGCAAGTTGTCGGAGAACCCATTGGTCGCGATACAGCTGCAGCAGTTGGATTGGCCACGGTGCTGGTTATGGCCAAAAATCCGGATGCGACTTACGCAATTTTACCTGCTGATCATGTTATCCATGACGGAGTTGCCTACCGCACCGTTCTGGATCGGGCATTTTCCGCGGCCGAGCAAACGGGTTCACTTGTTACGATTGGTATCAAGCCGACGGAGCCTGCGACCGGCTATGGCTACATTCATGTAGGTGATTCTCAAAGCGAAGTTGAAGGGGCTCCGGTTTATGACGTTCAACGATTTGTTGAAAAGCCGACCTTAGCAACTGCCCAAGGCTATATCGAATCCGGCGAATATTTTTGGAACGCCGGCATGTTTATTTGGAAAGCATCGGCAATCGATCAGGCCCTCAAGCTTCATACACCCATTTTGTATGAAGGCTTACAACAGATTTCATCGGGATTGGAAGCTGGCGAATCAGTGGAAGCTTTGATGGAAACGATTTATCCTACACTTGAAAAAATCTCCGTTGATTTTGCGATAATGGAAAAAGCTTCCAATGTAACCATGGTGGAATCCGCTTTCGATTGGGACGATGTCGGCGCGTGGCCCGCCATTGAGCGTCACTATCCAAAAGACGAAGCGGGCAACGTGACGAAGGGAACGGCGATATTTGAGCAATCGGCCAACAATATCGTTGTATCCGAGAACGGACATCTCACCGCTATCATTGGGGTGGAGGACTTAATCGTAGTTCACACCGCCGATGCGACGCTGGTTTGTCACAAAGATAAAGCTCAGGAAATCAAAGGTATTGTTAAACAACTGGGTGAAAATGAAAAATTTAAGCACCTGATTTAACCAAGTCTGTTGTGAATTGTTTAGGAATCGATTGGGGAGAGAGGCGCATTGGGCTCAGTTTTGGGGATGCGCTCGGCCTCGCCATACCTATTCCTGCAGCCGTGGAAGCAACCGAAGAAGCGCGTTTCGACCATATTCAGGCGGTGATTGCCGAAAGAGGAATTAAACACCTGGTCGTAGGCATGCCTTATAACATGAATGGGTCGGCTGGATTTAAAGCCAAAGAAGTGCAGGCCTTTATTGAAAAGCTGAAAACAAGGGTTGATCTACCTGTTTCGACGGTGGACGAGCGATTGACCTCACACCAGGTAGAACAGCAACTCAAGGCGCAGAATCGAAAGCCGGACCGGCGTTCCGGTGAGGTGGATTCGAGGGCCGCTTCTCTTATTTTGCAGGATTATCTGGATCAATCACTTGGGCAAAGCTTCGAGTTTCCGTTGGACGAAGACGAGTCATGAATCGCTGGAAGTGCCTATGCGCCTATGATGGTACCGACTTTGCAGGTTGGCAAACGCAGCCTACCCTGGATGCAGTCCAGGATGTGATCGAGGCTGCATTGAGCAAATTGTTGAAAATCTCCATTCGCATCCATGGCAGTGGCAGGACGGATGCCGGGGTTCACGCATTGGGCCAAGTATTTCATTTTGATGCTGATTGGAAACACGACAGCTCGGTTCTGTTAAAGGCAATCAATACCCATCTGCCCAAAAGCATCCAAATACTTTCAGTGACAGACATTTTCCCCGAATTTCACGCCCGTTATTCCGCTCAAGGGAAATGTTACCAGTACCAAATCTATTTGGGACATGCCGGTCCGTTTGAAACCCGCTATTGGTTGTCCGTGCCCTATGCTCTGGATGTGGATCTTATTTCGAAAACGGGTCAATGCCTGCTTGGTCAGCATGACTTCTCTGCCTTCGCCGCAGAACTCGGCAAAGAAAATCCGGTCAAAGAATTCCGGCGTTTCGACGCATCCCTTGTCGGTAATCACCTTACCTTAATTTTCGAAGCGAGCGGTTTTATGTATAAAATGGTCCGATCTCTTACGGGTGCCTTGCTCAAAGTAGGTAGTGGGAAATTAAGTCCTCAAAGCTTTGAACAGATCCTCAAATCCGGAGTTCGAACCAAAGATGTGGTTACCGCCGGTGCTCGCGGTCTATTCCTTAAAGAAGTCTTTTACGACGAATAACCCTTTCAGCTCCAGTACTTCTTGGTACTTGAGTTTTGGATAAGAGTCTTGCGGAATGAAGGCTAACCCCTGACTCACGGGGGCAATTTTCCTGAAACACGTTTTATCAATGTCTGGATTTTCAAGAGACTCCTTCCATGTCCTGTTCAACGGTGACGAGTATCAGTTCAGTCTAAAGGGATTGAAGGTCTTGGTCGTAGCTATGCTGCTGTTGCATTTGATCGCCGCATTGTTGGCACCAGCTGCTTACAAAACCATATTATGGTGGAATGTTCACTTTCCTAACTCCCTGAATGAGTCCCTCATCGCAAAACCGTTTCCTGTGTATTTTGACCGAGCTCGATGGTTCGTTCTGCTACTTTCGATTCCCTGGATGTTTATTCAGTGTCGGCTGCTCTCATTTCGAAAAATAGGATATAGCGGAAACTACCCCTGGATTTCCTACTTTCTTCGTTTTTACATGCTTGGGTTGATTGGGGCGGTTTGTGTTTTTGGTATACTGATTGCGGCAGGCGTGGTGGAAGTCGCAAGCTCCCTTTCTTTTGGTGCCTTGCTTTGGGGGATGGTCATGGCATTTGTTGCCGCCCTTATCCTTGCGTCGTTTGAGGAACTTGTATTTCGAGGATTATTGTTCCGAATGTTCTATACGGCATTCACACCCATTATCAGTGTGGTTTTTTCCTCTCTGTTTTTTGCCTACCTACACTTTAAGGATCCTATAGGTCTTTGGGATTATGACATGCCTCCAGCGGATGTTAGCTGGTTCGATGGACTAACCACAGGCTTCTGGGTACTTGCCGGAATCGTAGTTAATTTTGATTTAGTGCTATTTCTAAATCTCAGTTTGGTTGGCTTCATCTTGACTGTCGTTTTTTTGAAAAGCCGCTCTCTTTGGGCAGCGGTGGGATTACACGCCGGTTGGGTTACGCCGATTTTACTATTTACGCGCATCGCAGCTCCTGACGCTGGAACGCATTCCCTTTGGTGGGGCTCGTTCAGACTTACCGATGGATATTTTGTGACGGTCTGTTTACTTATCCTGGCGATTTATTTTTCACTCATTTACAACCCTCGAACACCTTCTGGGTATTCATGATTTGTTGTGGCTTTCGATTTCAAAACCTTGGTTCACCCATTTCTCGATGTTGTATTTCCACGGAACTGCGTCATCACAGGTGAACCGGTCGATGAGCTTAGTCCTTACCAGTTTATAAGCGAAGCGGCCGCCTCGAAAATCTTTCAAGTTAATCCACCGCATTGCCAGACTTGTGGTTATCCTTATTTCGGTGCAGTCATGGCGAGTGACAGGGCCTGTCCAAAATGTAAGGAATTGAAACCCGTCTATCGGCAGGGCAAGACGGTGATTCTTGTGGAAGGAGTAGGTCGCGAACTAGTCCATAAATTTAAATATGAAGGCGCTGAGTACCTGCTGCAGGATTTTTATACCCTGTTTGCAAACAGTCCTGGCCTTATCGATTATGTGGATGGTGCCCAGCTTGTTCCGGTGCCGCTCCATCCGCGCAAATACCGGGAACGTGGATTCAACCAAAGCGAGGCACTTTGCCGGGCGTTGATCCGACTACAACCGTCTGCTCGAATGGCCAATATTCTGGTTCGAACCATCGACACGCCGAGTCAGACACTTTTTTCCAGAAAAGAACGAATGCGAAATCTTCGTTCAGTTTTTAAAATAAATCCAACTTCGGAAATCAAAGCGGATGATCGTCATATCCTTGTAGACGACGTGTTTACTACGGGATCTACCCTTAACGCCTGCGCCCGGGCCATGAAAAAGGATGGAATCCATCGTATTGACATCCTTACCCTCGGACATGGATAATCCCTCACTATGCCGCTTTTTAGTAAGCCCAAATATTCGACGGTAACCGTTAAGAAGAAAGATATCCCTCACGGTCTCTGGACGAAGGACCCTATTACAGGTGATCTCATCTATAACAAAGAG
The nucleotide sequence above comes from Verrucomicrobiota bacterium. Encoded proteins:
- the ruvX gene encoding Holliday junction resolvase RuvX, with protein sequence MNCLGIDWGERRIGLSFGDALGLAIPIPAAVEATEEARFDHIQAVIAERGIKHLVVGMPYNMNGSAGFKAKEVQAFIEKLKTRVDLPVSTVDERLTSHQVEQQLKAQNRKPDRRSGEVDSRAASLILQDYLDQSLGQSFEFPLDEDES
- a CDS encoding rhodanese-like domain-containing protein; protein product: MVQALMVSIYRWGKDFLLQFLFATRKVGIKVKTMEENTYPLEVDVLTAEADFKNGAILLDVREPMELGICKIEGSLDIPMGQIPGRLEELPKEGCLLVLCHHGSRSGQVSSFLRTQGFDNAVNVAGGIDAWAYTVEPSLVRY
- a CDS encoding mannose-1-phosphate guanylyltransferase, yielding MSNRFIIIMAGGRGERFWPKSRLARPKHLQSIVGDKTMLAQTVERVAALVPAENLMVITNAEQRAIVLEDLPQLAPEQVVGEPIGRDTAAAVGLATVLVMAKNPDATYAILPADHVIHDGVAYRTVLDRAFSAAEQTGSLVTIGIKPTEPATGYGYIHVGDSQSEVEGAPVYDVQRFVEKPTLATAQGYIESGEYFWNAGMFIWKASAIDQALKLHTPILYEGLQQISSGLEAGESVEALMETIYPTLEKISVDFAIMEKASNVTMVESAFDWDDVGAWPAIERHYPKDEAGNVTKGTAIFEQSANNIVVSENGHLTAIIGVEDLIVVHTADATLVCHKDKAQEIKGIVKQLGENEKFKHLI
- a CDS encoding CPBP family intramembrane metalloprotease gives rise to the protein MSGFSRDSFHVLFNGDEYQFSLKGLKVLVVAMLLLHLIAALLAPAAYKTILWWNVHFPNSLNESLIAKPFPVYFDRARWFVLLLSIPWMFIQCRLLSFRKIGYSGNYPWISYFLRFYMLGLIGAVCVFGILIAAGVVEVASSLSFGALLWGMVMAFVAALILASFEELVFRGLLFRMFYTAFTPIISVVFSSLFFAYLHFKDPIGLWDYDMPPADVSWFDGLTTGFWVLAGIVVNFDLVLFLNLSLVGFILTVVFLKSRSLWAAVGLHAGWVTPILLFTRIAAPDAGTHSLWWGSFRLTDGYFVTVCLLILAIYFSLIYNPRTPSGYS
- a CDS encoding ComF family protein translates to MAFDFKTLVHPFLDVVFPRNCVITGEPVDELSPYQFISEAAASKIFQVNPPHCQTCGYPYFGAVMASDRACPKCKELKPVYRQGKTVILVEGVGRELVHKFKYEGAEYLLQDFYTLFANSPGLIDYVDGAQLVPVPLHPRKYRERGFNQSEALCRALIRLQPSARMANILVRTIDTPSQTLFSRKERMRNLRSVFKINPTSEIKADDRHILVDDVFTTGSTLNACARAMKKDGIHRIDILTLGHG
- the truA gene encoding tRNA pseudouridine(38-40) synthase TruA; the encoded protein is MNRWKCLCAYDGTDFAGWQTQPTLDAVQDVIEAALSKLLKISIRIHGSGRTDAGVHALGQVFHFDADWKHDSSVLLKAINTHLPKSIQILSVTDIFPEFHARYSAQGKCYQYQIYLGHAGPFETRYWLSVPYALDVDLISKTGQCLLGQHDFSAFAAELGKENPVKEFRRFDASLVGNHLTLIFEASGFMYKMVRSLTGALLKVGSGKLSPQSFEQILKSGVRTKDVVTAGARGLFLKEVFYDE